The Coffea arabica cultivar ET-39 chromosome 2c, Coffea Arabica ET-39 HiFi, whole genome shotgun sequence genome includes the window AAGAGTATACTTCCATGTCTATATATTTTGGTCCTCTAAAACGTCTATTACAGCtcttacttttctttcttttccgcTGATGTTGATTAGTTATTCTAAGCTTTCCGATAGTTGCCCATATGCTCCATAATTTTTCAAAGTGCAACAGTCTCTCCTAAGATTTGTGATAGTTTTTAGATAAATCCAGCCTGCTACTTTTGAATAATTGTGAACTTATGAGGTTTCTAATCAAGTTGCGGTCTCCTCTACTGTTGATCctggaaaacagcaaaaagaaatttaaaaattaaagttgCTTGCAATTAACGTCAAAGTGCCCTGATTAAGAAAGTTTTGATCCAGTGCTAAGGTTGAAATCTTAAGAATTAGAGATCTTAAGTTCAAATCCTCCTTCCCCCTCTTACTTCTCAAATCCCACTCTTTTCTTACtaaacaaaaaattattaaaaaaaaaattgcactaaTAGAGAGTATGACTGACTGCACTTGAAGTTTAGTTAACCTGAATGAACCTCCTTCCTCCTCTTACTTGTGAAATCCTCCTCTTTTCTTACtaaacaaaaaattattatgaaaAATTGCACTAATAGAGAGTATGACTAAGCGTACTTGAAGTTTTGTGTACTTGAATGAACGACAGTTGCATGACTTCAAAGAAATCTCAAAGAACAACAAGAGAAGTAATGAAAAACATAACAAATTTCAAGGGCAAGTGGTTCTTTTGGTGATACTAAGCAAGACAAAGGAGATTTGGAAGAAGTGCCGGTACTAATATTATAATTCTAATGCTAGAACTAGTCAAAATTTGTGAGTTTTTAGTGGACAACAAAATTATTAAGTTATCTTATAAAATGGTAGAAATTAAGAGGTTATGCAATTATTGTATCCCGAAGAAATGCTCCTTTTGCTTAGATAGGAGGTTAGATTCTAGATGTGAATTGATTAGTGATTATGCTTTAGGCATATTTCAAGAAGAGGAATGGATCAATCCTCAGTATATCTAACACTTTTTGTATAGAACTATTTGAGCCTTTGCTCATATAAGTGTACATCTTTTCCCAATGAATACAAAATCTACCgttgcagaaaaaaaaaatatctagCAATCTAAAAAATTGTTGACTCTTAGGAGCTTCTTTTCTTGACTCTTAGCAAGGAAGAAATACATTATTGGAGGGTGAGTTTAATTCTTGGCTAGAAAAACagctttttcttctctttcttctctaaCTTAGCTTAGTGTAGTTTAGATCTAGTCTTTATTTTCcttgaaaaaacttgaaaaaatcTTAGTATAACAATGTATTTTTGATAGCAATGAAGATGATGAAACTTGGAAATCTTGTTTCTTCACTTGAATGAACATTTCTTCCTCTATACTCGCTTTGTTGTTTCATTTGATAATGATTAATTTTATGATCTTTTTGAATGTGTTTCATAATACTTTTGAGTCAATTTGTAGATTGATTAGTAGAAgttgttcatttttttattttaatttgcaCCTTGAGTAATAGATGAATTAgttgtaattttatcatttgactTGCAAAATCTCTTTGTTTTGTAGGTAAAATGATCAAGTTTAATTCGAAGTGAAATGGTGATCTAACAAAGCGAAGTTTGAGAAGTCATAACAATGTCTAAAAGAGGTGGTGCAATTGAAGAATGtttctttaaaaagaaaaaaaaagaaagaaatcctcGAGGGTTATTCAGTGGATTCTGCAAGGGATTATGGGCAGAATGTTAACTTCAAAAAGAAAAGCAGAGAATTACATGCTCTGCATAATCCCTGGAAGAATCCCTCGAGGGATAAGTCACAACTGCAATTTGCCAACTTATatgacttttgtttctttttccatATTTGACAAGACTCAAAGGGACAACTTGTACCAACTTTTGGTGGATTTAGAAACTTATTTTGTTGACTCTTAGCAAGAAAGAAACGCATTATTGGGGGGAAAGATTACTTCTTGGCCAAAAACAAGAAcaacttcttcttctctttcctctctaACTTAGCTTAATTAGTGTAGTTTTAGATctagattttatttttcttaaagaacCTGAAGAACTCTTAGTGTAACAAAGTATTTTTGAtggcaatgaaaatgatgaaacttGAAAATCTTGTTTTTTCACTTGAATAAACATTTCTTTCTCTTAACTCTCTTTATTGTTTCATTAATGCTTAGTTACATTGAAAATTTGAGTTTTATTGTTAAATCTATTATGTCTAGctaaattttcttgttctagGGATAGATGAAACTATTTGTGCCTTAATTATGATTGAATCTAGTTGATTATTGCTATATCTACTTGCTAGTTCATCTATTCTTGGCTTAACACTTGTGAATGTTTGATTGCTATTTGCAAACCATAATAGTTGTTGTTAATCTATGAATATAGTTGACAATGATGGAAATGGAATATGTGGAGCCTAAGGAGTTGGCAGACGAAAGTAATGGTACACTAAGGTGGATGTTTTTGGCATTTATAGATCTAGATTAAGTCTTCACTTGTGACTTCAGCACGAAAGTAGGGAAACTATAGTGGTGGCTAGATGGCAAGAGCGAGTTCCGATGGTTTGAGTGAAATGCATCCGTAGCAAGACAAGTGCATTAGTGATCACTGATTATTTTATCCATAATTAGGTACATTTAGTAGATTCTATACCCTAAAACATTTGTGTTTGGTTGACTTTCTataatttgttaatttttgttacATTGTTTTAGCACTGTGGTTATTTTATTTagttaaaaatttttgattaattagATAACAAAGTGAGTTAAAAGTCTTAACACTTGGAAATGATTCTCGTGAAATCGATTCTAACTCCCTAGTAATACGAACCATGACCTGCATACTTACAGTAAAGGAGGAAATTAGGTTAAAATTTAGCATGTATGTTAGAACCTTGTCAACTGCTTTAAGCCATGTTACAGTTTGTCTTTAGTAGTTTCAAGACTTTATAGCGTAAAGGTATCCATGAAGATAGTGCCAAATGATCATCACCTATGTGTTGAAATAATTTTagcatctttttatttttagagcTTTTAGGTGGTAGATGTTATATGTCATTTTCAAAGAGAGTGAAGTGTTTGAAGCATTTTATCGAATGCCAAAATCATTAGCTATGTAAAAATACCACAAAGAATGTAAAAAGTTTGACATTCCTTTGTTTGAAAAGAGAAGAAACGCTGTTAAACAGTGAAGCAATACAACGATGATAAACAAATTTGACACTGTTTTGTCtttattgaaaaagaaaaaagtactaAAAGGTTCTTGCAATAACCAATTAAGTGATAAAACACTTGAGATAATGCAAATTTTTCAACTGGCCTAGCAATAGATTTTTAGCTTGGCAACATAAGGTTCTGTAAAAGATCCTATCCATAAATTTTTATTCTGTTCATTCGCATCGCTACCATATCGCCATGCCTCTCCATTTCCAGCCTccaatatcttcaatatatcacCATTTTGACTCAATTTAACTATCGATCCGTAAGGATTAACCTTGGTATCCAGTGATATAACTGCAACCCAAAATTCACCCTTTTGGTTTCTTTTGATGTTATCTGGTCTTCCTGGAAGTTTTGCAAAGATTTCAACTGTACCAGCTTTTGATGGCTCAAGGCAGTACTTCAGTATTCTAGAATTTGTAGTTTCAGCAACTAGCAGAAAATCACCGTTTTTGCTTAGTGCCACCCCATTTGGAAGCATGAGATTATTGAGTAGAACTGTTGCTTGATTAGTTTTTGGATCAAACTTTAATAATCTTCCCGATTTATCCCCTGTACTTATCACTAAAGTGGAATTTCTGAAATTTGGAGCACAATAATTAGTGTTACTGATGTTGAGTATAGAAGAATAATAGAccaaaatattttatatatatatatatatatatatatgagcaACAATGTATTTCCTTAAATAGCTGTGACTGAGTGATGAGACTCAAGACTTTCTAATCCTAGATCATTGTGCTTAGGCATATCAATGGGTAAGGTTTGGATTTGATCATTTAATTCAGATCTAGACAcattaaatttagttaaatcCAGACCCTTATGGGTCTGAAAAGACAagtccaaaccaaaaccctCATGGATTTGGGTATCCAATGAGTATCCGTTGTATTTTTCTAAACACACTAAAGTAAAAATATatagatttaaaaaaatatataaacaccatccgcattttattttcaaataataaaattaatattcaagaagttgaatgcaatattatgAACTGAAAAAATGACTATTATTGACTGcttctatttatttttaaaattcagCTGTATTTACGTCCAATCTTTTATTTGTTTGCCtttactttttttcctttttctaaaaaattttgtACTAATTACAATGTTAACTAGGATTAGTTTGAAATAAGAAAACAATCATGAAATCTTACCATATTCAATCCAATGACCATAgaatattaaaatattttataaaaatatatataatttaattatatatatatatatatatatatatatgtttgggtAAGGTCTGATATGGATTTGAATTTGGATATAGATTATAGAAAATCCAATACTATCCAGACCCATAACTCTTTTATTGGATCTAAGTCTTGATAGCATTTGGATAGTGTCTGAATTTGATAAATTAAATTCAAACCCTATCCAAGTACATTGGATCCAGGTTGGATCTAGATAAGATCCGATCAATTGATGTGTCTAATTGTGCTATTTGAACAAGCATTCGAATTAATAGGAGGCTAAGCCAGGAAGGAATTTTTGTATTGTCAACTGGTGACACGATTCTAGTTGAGCTtttaaaaccttttttttttcaatttttcttgcaAGGAAAGGATAGAATTCAAGAAGCGTGGAACTTTTAAATCCTAAGTCCAAATTGTAAACTCCAAATGTCATCCTCTACGTGTAATTGGTTTCTGTCGAACAAGTGTCTTACTTACGGCTTTGATAACGCAAGTAGTTTAAAATCCATATTTTGTTGaacaaacttttgttcataatgcaAGAAAGTTTAAACTCTTAGCTGTTCGGCTATATTACTGCTTGGTGGGTAGGGCCGTAAGGAAATAGTATCCTACAAGGAATGTAGTATCCATTACCTTACTGAATATATAGTGCTGCTGTCCGTGAAATATACTACGCCACTATTTTCATCAACAACTACATCGTTGGTGAATTTGAAAGGAACTCCTTCAGCTTCATTTGCCAATGGTGTAGCCAATCCGCCATTAGGACCTACTACCAGAAGGCCCTTGTAAGCATCTGCAATGTACAACTTACCAGACTTCCGATTGAAACTTAGACCTAACGGCAGCCCACATCTTGACTCGGTGGGAATATGATCTTGCGGACCTTCACAACCATTTCTGTTTCAAAACAGATCATCATTTAATTGTCTTGGACAAAAATCAAGAGCACTAAATAAAACAAGGATTTATTTTGTACATACTGAGCACTttatattttggacaaaaatatggttggagagaaaaaaaaatgtttcaacAGTTTACCATTATAGGGGCAACTCTATCCCTTACATGGTTCAAAATATAATCAAAGTttcatggatttttttttgttttcttcattatttagttgatgaatttcttaaacCTACCATGAGTTACATAACATGTAATGTAATCACAAAAGAGAATGTGGTGGAGGGGTTGTGAAGTGGGACGGAAAAAGTCAAGGTGTGACCCAATGATAAATGCCAAATTAAGTTTAATATCGcctagaaattttttttcttcatctaaTTAGATTTAGTATCAATTAGGaaatattttccttctttctaaCTAGATGTAATATTTATTGGAAATATATCCCGGTCCTTTTGATGTATTCCACGTTCTTTTGACGTAAATCAAACAATATGATAAATTCATTAACAATTCCTCCCTTgcaagaaccaaaaaaaaaacacaatctATTATAAATTCATCCATTTGACAATGTATTTTGTGGATTTTGTTTGCtgccaagtttttttttaatccttttcTTAGTAGAAAAATAGTGAAACGTAAGAAgtcaaaagggaaagaaataatttgaaTCAAAAACTTCAAAGCCTACGGACTTATTGCAACAAAGCTGGGGTTGC containing:
- the LOC140035901 gene encoding protein STRICTOSIDINE SYNTHASE-LIKE 2-like; amino-acid sequence: MGSKLFSAVSTILTIAVSISVGFEVVSCSPGPKDCQILGSEKFPIINATGPESVVFDRYGGGPYTGISDGRIIRLSSERRWTNFAITTPNRNGCEGPQDHIPTESRCGLPLGLSFNRKSGKLYIADAYKGLLVVGPNGGLATPLANEAEGVPFKFTNDVVVDENSGVVYFTDSSTIYSVRNSTLVISTGDKSGRLLKFDPKTNQATVLLNNLMLPNGVALSKNGDFLLVAETTNSRILKYCLEPSKAGTVEIFAKLPGRPDNIKRNQKGEFWVAVISLDTKVNPYGSIVKLSQNGDILKILEAGNGEAWRYGSDANEQNKNLWIGSFTEPYVAKLKIYC